From a single Miscanthus floridulus cultivar M001 chromosome 8, ASM1932011v1, whole genome shotgun sequence genomic region:
- the LOC136477843 gene encoding kinesin-like protein KIN-7C isoform X2 — protein MGAIGGDESVQWDEVAGPDAVNGGGGGVGRMDRIQVLVRLRPLSEKEVARGEPAEWECINDTTVMFRSTFPDRPTAPTAYTFDRVFHSDCSTKEVYEEGVREVALSVVSGINSSIFAYGQTSSGKTYTMTGVTEYTVADIYDYINKHEERAFVLKFSAIEIYNEVLRDLLSAENTPLRLWDDAEKGTYVENLTEVVLRDWNHLKGLIAVCEAQRRTGETFLNEKSSRSHQILRLTVESSAREFLGKDKSTTLVASANFVDLAGSERASQALSAGTRLKEGCHINRSLLALGTVIRKLSMGSNAHIPYRDSKLTRILQPSLGGNARTAIICTLSPATSHIEQSRNTLLFGSCAKEVVTNAQVNVVMSDKALVKHLQKEVARLESELRQPASSSSLEALVKEKDNQIRKMEKEIKELKSQRDLAQSRLQNLLQTVGDHAKHSGSGKRSARSPPSIGIPPGTSRDDSSQISHDDSDLYKEVRCIETSGTGRNEQLDLSAGESSSPQGSNRNSSLHGNGSNASVNSRRSRLLSESPIMLEQHLENIRRPFVSLGRDLGSSTHNSSGSRILGRSRSCRSLMGSTMFDGMEMDDGTPLHRSLVGFPGRPEGDHRRGSAPNYDAESETLSRAGSIVSTKTNGACDTEFTGIGEFVAELKEMAQVHYQKQLGNQDTNGEFGDCTIKSIGLDPIADASQSPSRWPLEFEKKQQEIIGLWHACSISLVHRTYFFFLFKGDQADSIYMEVELRRLSFLRDTYSRGSTPSNAVVGSLNSSPVASAKKLQREREMLARQMQKRLTAEEREHLYTKWSISLDSKKRKLQVARRLWTKEDLEHVRESASLVAKLIGLQEPGQVLREMFGLSFAPQQQPPPRRRSSNGWRYGIPSFG, from the exons ATGGGGGCTATTGGAGGTGATGAGTCAGTGCAGTGGGATGAAGTTGCTGGACCTGATGCTGTTAATGGTGGCGGAGGAGGTGTGGGGAGGATGGACAGGATACAGGTGCTGGTCAGGCTGAGGCCGCTGAGCGAGAAGGAGGTTGCGAGGGGGGAGCCTGCTGAATGGGAGTGCATCAATGACACCACCGTCATGTTCCGGAGCACATTCCCTGATCGACCCACCGCTCCAACGGCATACACATTTG ATCGGGTTTTTCATTCTGACTGCAGTACGAAAGAAGTCTACGAGGAAGGGGTTAGGGAAGTTGCCCTCTCTGTAGTTAGCGGCATTAACT CAAGTATATTTGCATATGGACAAACGAGTAGTGGAAAGACCTATACCATGACTGGAGTAACAGAATATACAGTAGCAGACATATATGATTACATTAATAAG CATGAAGAGAGAGCATTTGTTCTGAAGTTCTCAGCAATTGAAATATACAATGAAGTTTTAAGGGATCTTCTCAGTGCAGAAAATACTCCTCTTAGACTCTGGGATGATGCAGAG AAGGGCACCTATGTGGAGAATCTTACAGAGGTTGTGTTAAGGGACTGGAACCACCTCAAGGGGCTTATTGCTGTATGTGAAG CTCAAAGAAGGACAGGGGAGACCTTCTTAAATGAAAAAAGCTCCAGATCTCATCAGATACTAAGATTG ACCGTTGAAAGTTCTGCACGGGAGTTCTTAGGGAAGGACAAGTCAACTACACTTGTTGCTAGTGCT AACTTCGTTGATCTAGCAGGAAGTGAACGTGCATCTCAGGCGTTGTCTGCTGGCACGAGGCTAAAAGAAGGCTGTCATATTAACAGAAGTTTGCTTGCCCTTGGCACTGTCATTAGAAAACTAAG CATGGGGAGTAATGCACACATACCATACAGAGATTCAAAGCTCACACGCATATTACAACCATCTTTAGGAGGTAATGCAAGAACTGCCATTATCTGTACACTGAGCCCTGCCACTAGCCATATTGAGCAATCAAGAAATACTCTGTTATTTGGAAGTTGTGCAAAGGAAGTAGTTACAAATGCTCAGGTAAATGTGGTCATGTCTGAtaaagcactagtaaagcatttgcaAAAGGAAGTTGCTAGATTGGAGAGTGAATTGCGGCAGCCAGCTTCAAGTTCCAGTCTTGAAGCATTAGTAAAGGAAAAGGACAACCAAATTAGAAAG ATGGAGAAAGAAATTAAAGAACTCAAGTCACAGCGTGATTTGGCTCAGTCTAGGTTGCAGAATTTGTTGCAGACTGTTGGGGACCATGCGAAGCACTCA GGCTCAGGGAAGCGCTCAGCCCGCAGTCCTCCGTCAATTGGAATACCCCCAGGCACCAGCAGGGATGATAGTTCTCAGATCTCACATGATGATTCAGATCTTTACAAGGAAGTGCGATGCATTGAGACCAGTGGAACAGGAAGAAATGAACAGTTGGACCTGTCAGCTGGTGAAAGCAGTAGCCCGCAAGGTTCAAACAGGAATTCTAGTTTGCATGGTAATGGTTCAAATGCATCGGTGAATTCTAGGCGTTCAAGGCTCCTTAGTGAATCTCCTATCATGTTGGAGCAGCATTTGGAGAATATCAGAAGGCCTTTTGTCAGTCTTGGCAGAGATCTAGGATCGTCAACACATAACTCATCGGGTTCCAGAATACTTGGTAGAAGCAGGAGTTGTAGATCACTTATGGGTTCTACCATGTTTGATGGCATGGAGATGGATGATGGCACCCCGCTGCATAGAAGTTTGGTTGGTTTCCCTGGAAGGCCTGAAGGGGATCATAGAAGGGGATCTGCACCGAACTACGATGCAGAAAGTGAAACTCTTTCAAGAGCAGGATCCATAGTTTCAACCAAGACAAATGGCGCATGTGATACAGAGTTTACTGGTATAGGTGAATTTGTTGCTGAACTGAAAGAGATGGCTCAGGTTCATTACCAGAAACAGTTAGGCAATCAG GATACaaatggggaatttggagactgcACCATAAAGAGCATTGGGTTGGACCCGATTGCTGATGCTTCACAATCACCTTCTCGCTGGCCATTAGAATTTGAGAAGAAACAGCAGGAGATCATCGGGCTTTGGCATGCATGCAGTATTTCCTTAGTCCACAGGACCTACTTTTTCTTCCTATTCAAGGGAGATCAAGCTGATTCAATCTACATGGAAGTGGAGCTCCGGAGGTTATCATTCCTAAGAGATACCTATTCTCGGGGGAGCACCCCTAGCAATGCAGTAGTAGGCAGCTTGAACTCTTCCCCTGTTGCGAG CGCCAAGAAGCTGCAACGTGAACGGGAGATGCTTGCGAGGCAGATGCAGAAGCGGCTCACAGCAGAGGAAAGGGAGCACCTGTACACCAAATGGAGCATTTCACTGGACTCCAAGAAGAGGAAGCTCCAGGTTGCTCGCCGGCTCTGGACCAAGGAGGACCTGGAACATGTCAGGGAGAGCGCCTCCCTTGTTGCCAAGCTGATCGGGCTCCAGGAGCCAGGGCAAGTCCTTAGGGAGATGTTCGGGCTCAGCTttgcgccgcagcagcagccgcccccTCGCAGGCGATCCTCCAACGGCTGGAGATATGGGATCCCTTCGTTCGGCTGA
- the LOC136477843 gene encoding kinesin-like protein KIN-7C isoform X1: protein MGAIGGDESVQWDEVAGPDAVNGGGGGVGRMDRIQVLVRLRPLSEKEVARGEPAEWECINDTTVMFRSTFPDRPTAPTAYTFDRVFHSDCSTKEVYEEGVREVALSVVSGINSSIFAYGQTSSGKTYTMTGVTEYTVADIYDYINKHEERAFVLKFSAIEIYNEVLRDLLSAENTPLRLWDDAEKGTYVENLTEVVLRDWNHLKGLIAVCEAQRRTGETFLNEKSSRSHQILRLTVESSAREFLGKDKSTTLVASAVSTSSKYVLCFSVSIHMEKIVSCNLPMQNFVDLAGSERASQALSAGTRLKEGCHINRSLLALGTVIRKLSMGSNAHIPYRDSKLTRILQPSLGGNARTAIICTLSPATSHIEQSRNTLLFGSCAKEVVTNAQVNVVMSDKALVKHLQKEVARLESELRQPASSSSLEALVKEKDNQIRKMEKEIKELKSQRDLAQSRLQNLLQTVGDHAKHSGSGKRSARSPPSIGIPPGTSRDDSSQISHDDSDLYKEVRCIETSGTGRNEQLDLSAGESSSPQGSNRNSSLHGNGSNASVNSRRSRLLSESPIMLEQHLENIRRPFVSLGRDLGSSTHNSSGSRILGRSRSCRSLMGSTMFDGMEMDDGTPLHRSLVGFPGRPEGDHRRGSAPNYDAESETLSRAGSIVSTKTNGACDTEFTGIGEFVAELKEMAQVHYQKQLGNQDTNGEFGDCTIKSIGLDPIADASQSPSRWPLEFEKKQQEIIGLWHACSISLVHRTYFFFLFKGDQADSIYMEVELRRLSFLRDTYSRGSTPSNAVVGSLNSSPVASAKKLQREREMLARQMQKRLTAEEREHLYTKWSISLDSKKRKLQVARRLWTKEDLEHVRESASLVAKLIGLQEPGQVLREMFGLSFAPQQQPPPRRRSSNGWRYGIPSFG, encoded by the exons ATGGGGGCTATTGGAGGTGATGAGTCAGTGCAGTGGGATGAAGTTGCTGGACCTGATGCTGTTAATGGTGGCGGAGGAGGTGTGGGGAGGATGGACAGGATACAGGTGCTGGTCAGGCTGAGGCCGCTGAGCGAGAAGGAGGTTGCGAGGGGGGAGCCTGCTGAATGGGAGTGCATCAATGACACCACCGTCATGTTCCGGAGCACATTCCCTGATCGACCCACCGCTCCAACGGCATACACATTTG ATCGGGTTTTTCATTCTGACTGCAGTACGAAAGAAGTCTACGAGGAAGGGGTTAGGGAAGTTGCCCTCTCTGTAGTTAGCGGCATTAACT CAAGTATATTTGCATATGGACAAACGAGTAGTGGAAAGACCTATACCATGACTGGAGTAACAGAATATACAGTAGCAGACATATATGATTACATTAATAAG CATGAAGAGAGAGCATTTGTTCTGAAGTTCTCAGCAATTGAAATATACAATGAAGTTTTAAGGGATCTTCTCAGTGCAGAAAATACTCCTCTTAGACTCTGGGATGATGCAGAG AAGGGCACCTATGTGGAGAATCTTACAGAGGTTGTGTTAAGGGACTGGAACCACCTCAAGGGGCTTATTGCTGTATGTGAAG CTCAAAGAAGGACAGGGGAGACCTTCTTAAATGAAAAAAGCTCCAGATCTCATCAGATACTAAGATTG ACCGTTGAAAGTTCTGCACGGGAGTTCTTAGGGAAGGACAAGTCAACTACACTTGTTGCTAGTGCTGTAAGTACATCCAGCAAATATGTGTTGTGTTTTTCTGTATCTATACATATGGAAAAAATTGTAAGCTGTAATCTTCCCATGCAGAACTTCGTTGATCTAGCAGGAAGTGAACGTGCATCTCAGGCGTTGTCTGCTGGCACGAGGCTAAAAGAAGGCTGTCATATTAACAGAAGTTTGCTTGCCCTTGGCACTGTCATTAGAAAACTAAG CATGGGGAGTAATGCACACATACCATACAGAGATTCAAAGCTCACACGCATATTACAACCATCTTTAGGAGGTAATGCAAGAACTGCCATTATCTGTACACTGAGCCCTGCCACTAGCCATATTGAGCAATCAAGAAATACTCTGTTATTTGGAAGTTGTGCAAAGGAAGTAGTTACAAATGCTCAGGTAAATGTGGTCATGTCTGAtaaagcactagtaaagcatttgcaAAAGGAAGTTGCTAGATTGGAGAGTGAATTGCGGCAGCCAGCTTCAAGTTCCAGTCTTGAAGCATTAGTAAAGGAAAAGGACAACCAAATTAGAAAG ATGGAGAAAGAAATTAAAGAACTCAAGTCACAGCGTGATTTGGCTCAGTCTAGGTTGCAGAATTTGTTGCAGACTGTTGGGGACCATGCGAAGCACTCA GGCTCAGGGAAGCGCTCAGCCCGCAGTCCTCCGTCAATTGGAATACCCCCAGGCACCAGCAGGGATGATAGTTCTCAGATCTCACATGATGATTCAGATCTTTACAAGGAAGTGCGATGCATTGAGACCAGTGGAACAGGAAGAAATGAACAGTTGGACCTGTCAGCTGGTGAAAGCAGTAGCCCGCAAGGTTCAAACAGGAATTCTAGTTTGCATGGTAATGGTTCAAATGCATCGGTGAATTCTAGGCGTTCAAGGCTCCTTAGTGAATCTCCTATCATGTTGGAGCAGCATTTGGAGAATATCAGAAGGCCTTTTGTCAGTCTTGGCAGAGATCTAGGATCGTCAACACATAACTCATCGGGTTCCAGAATACTTGGTAGAAGCAGGAGTTGTAGATCACTTATGGGTTCTACCATGTTTGATGGCATGGAGATGGATGATGGCACCCCGCTGCATAGAAGTTTGGTTGGTTTCCCTGGAAGGCCTGAAGGGGATCATAGAAGGGGATCTGCACCGAACTACGATGCAGAAAGTGAAACTCTTTCAAGAGCAGGATCCATAGTTTCAACCAAGACAAATGGCGCATGTGATACAGAGTTTACTGGTATAGGTGAATTTGTTGCTGAACTGAAAGAGATGGCTCAGGTTCATTACCAGAAACAGTTAGGCAATCAG GATACaaatggggaatttggagactgcACCATAAAGAGCATTGGGTTGGACCCGATTGCTGATGCTTCACAATCACCTTCTCGCTGGCCATTAGAATTTGAGAAGAAACAGCAGGAGATCATCGGGCTTTGGCATGCATGCAGTATTTCCTTAGTCCACAGGACCTACTTTTTCTTCCTATTCAAGGGAGATCAAGCTGATTCAATCTACATGGAAGTGGAGCTCCGGAGGTTATCATTCCTAAGAGATACCTATTCTCGGGGGAGCACCCCTAGCAATGCAGTAGTAGGCAGCTTGAACTCTTCCCCTGTTGCGAG CGCCAAGAAGCTGCAACGTGAACGGGAGATGCTTGCGAGGCAGATGCAGAAGCGGCTCACAGCAGAGGAAAGGGAGCACCTGTACACCAAATGGAGCATTTCACTGGACTCCAAGAAGAGGAAGCTCCAGGTTGCTCGCCGGCTCTGGACCAAGGAGGACCTGGAACATGTCAGGGAGAGCGCCTCCCTTGTTGCCAAGCTGATCGGGCTCCAGGAGCCAGGGCAAGTCCTTAGGGAGATGTTCGGGCTCAGCTttgcgccgcagcagcagccgcccccTCGCAGGCGATCCTCCAACGGCTGGAGATATGGGATCCCTTCGTTCGGCTGA